Proteins encoded by one window of Methanothermobacter sp. K4:
- a CDS encoding transcriptional regulator → MDKSVKREDVLREIHELLTSNGFETSHIYERSCFDLMARRKLLLLLLKVLVNIDGINSLQAHEIKTLAHTFLASPLLIGIRSKTEYLEEDVVYERHGIPVVAPETFRNMVVDGEYPEVIADRGGYYVQIDGRTLRMVREEYNLSLKDLADLAHVSRKTIYKYENGLARASPETAMKLEEILNIRITLSIDILSVPERDEVEIKPKGRLGDIGFGMIETQRTPFDAVAKELKFESTVITDLEKGRDSRTLRRMAVPLRDLSLVSGSESVFIIDNPRISENLEGVPVIKSWEIGEMESSRDFLKVIAERKTCS, encoded by the coding sequence TTGGATAAATCTGTTAAAAGGGAAGATGTATTAAGGGAGATACATGAACTTCTTACCAGCAACGGATTTGAAACATCCCACATATATGAGAGGAGCTGCTTTGATCTCATGGCCAGGAGGAAGCTCCTTCTACTTCTGCTTAAGGTCCTTGTGAACATTGATGGTATAAATAGTTTGCAGGCCCATGAGATAAAAACCCTTGCACACACGTTCCTTGCATCACCACTCCTCATTGGTATAAGGTCAAAGACAGAGTACCTTGAGGAGGATGTTGTCTATGAGAGGCACGGCATCCCGGTCGTTGCCCCTGAGACCTTCAGAAACATGGTGGTTGATGGTGAGTACCCTGAGGTGATAGCTGACCGTGGCGGTTACTATGTGCAGATAGACGGGAGAACCCTCAGAATGGTACGCGAGGAATACAACCTCTCACTCAAGGACCTTGCAGACCTGGCCCACGTATCACGCAAGACCATCTACAAGTATGAGAATGGACTTGCAAGGGCATCACCTGAAACAGCCATGAAACTCGAGGAGATACTAAACATAAGGATAACCCTCTCAATTGACATCCTAAGTGTGCCTGAGAGGGATGAAGTTGAAATAAAACCAAAGGGAAGGCTGGGTGATATTGGCTTCGGGATGATTGAAACCCAGAGGACCCCCTTTGATGCCGTTGCAAAGGAACTTAAATTTGAGAGTACAGTCATAACGGACCTTGAGAAGGGGAGGGATTCAAGGACCCTCCGGAGGATGGCTGTGCCACTGCGGGACCTGTCACTTGTAAGTGGCTCAGAATCTGTTTTTATCATTGATAACCCCCGCATAAGTGAGAACCTAGAGGGTGTCCCTGTGATCAAGAGCTGGGAGATAGGTGAAATGGAGAGCAGCAGGGACTTCCTGAAGGTGATAGCTGAAAGGAAGACCTGCAGCTGA